A window of Thermus oshimai DSM 12092 genomic DNA:
AATAAAAGATCGAGACCTACGACCTCCCTCATTCTACAAGAATGAGCTTCCTCAGGGCCTCCTCCACCAGCTCCGAGATCTCCTTCCCCTCCTCCACCGCCCTGAGCTTCAGGGCCCGGTGCAGGTCCTTGGGGACGTAGACCTTCATGGCCACGTAGTCCTCCCGCCGGCTCTTCCCCCGGGTCCGTCCCTTGGGGTCGGCCTCCTCTCCCCTGGCCTCCTTGAGGAGCTTGGCGAACTTGCTCACCCCTCCACCTCCTTCAGGAGCTCTTCTCCCACCCGCGCGTAGTCCCCCCAGGCCAGCCGGGCCCTGGGGTCCGGCACCCGGTACACGGGCACCCCCAGGAGGGCCGCCTTGGGGAAGGCGGCGGCCCGCCGCACCCAGGCCCGGAAGAGGGGGACCCCCGCCTCTTCCAGGAGGGCCCTGGCCTCCTCCCCGTCCCGGCTTGGGGGAGGGGGCACCAGGGTCAGGAGGACCCGGTAGCGGGCCCCCGAGCCCCGGAGGGCCTCCAAGGTGGCCAGGAGGGCCTCCAGGGCCAGGGCGTCGGGAGAGGTGGGCAAGACCAGGAGGTCCACCCCTTCGGCCAG
This region includes:
- a CDS encoding ParA family protein, producing MRKVIVAVTGFKGGVGKTTTAVHLACFLAERGPTLLVDGDPNRSATGWNRRGGLPVKVVDERVAARHARGHAHVVIDTQARPTEEDLRALAEGVDLLVLPTSPDALALEALLATLEALRGSGARYRVLLTLVPPPPSRDGEEARALLEEAGVPLFRAWVRRAAAFPKAALLGVPVYRVPDPRARLAWGDYARVGEELLKEVEG